Sequence from the Maribellus comscasis genome:
AAAGAGGGTTTATGTTGGCTCTAACGCCACCATCATACCAAAAAGAAATATTGAAGATGATGTAAATATTGGTGCAGGTAGCGTTGTAATGACAAATATTAAGAAAGAATCGAAAGTTATGGGAAATCCTGCCAGACAGTTTTTACCAAAAAATTAAAAGAAAAAAATGACGAACCGCGAAAAATATATAAAAGCATTTGAAGAAGCATTCCCGGGAATTAATAATCAAGACCTATCAAACCTGTCTTATCAAAGCATTCCCGAATGGGATTCAGTTGGTCATCTTGGTTTGGTTGTATGTATCGAAGAAACATTCAGTATTTCTTTAGATATGGATCATATTATCGAACTTAGTTCGTTTGAAAAAGGAATGGAAATATTAGCTAAATATGATCTGGAATTTTGATCGGTATAAACACCGTATCGCAATTACAGATGATACCGGTAAAAAGTATTCGTATTATCAACTTGAGAAAATAGGAAAAAGTATTGTAGCAAAAATTCCCTCAAGATCATTGGTTTTGTGTTTGTGTAAGAATTCACCGGGTTCCGTAATTGGTTATCTAAATTTCTTAAACCATGGAATTGTGCCTATTCTGGTCGATTCAAAAATTTCCGGGGAAAATGTTCTTAAATTAATTCATCAATGGAAACCAATGTTTTTGTGGGTGCCGGAAGGCTCAGCAATCCCTTTTGATTATTCTGTCGTCTTTTGTACAAATGGTTATCAGTTGGTTCAAACCAATAAAAAAAATACATGGCCACTGAATCCGTCATTGGCATTGCTCCTAAACACATCGGGTACGATGGGCACCTCAAAACTGGTTAAACTAAGTTATCAAAATATAAAATCTAATATTATTCAAATCGTAGACTCTATCCCCGTTAAGTCTGATGATGTCTCAATTAGTACTTTACCTATGTATTATAGTTTTGGATTGTCGATTATCCATACTCATATTTATAAAGGAGCATCACTTGTTATAACAGAAGAGAGCCCGGTTAGACCTGCTTTCTGGAAATTGGTTAAGGAAAATAATGTAACTACGTTAAGCGGTGTTCCGTTCCATTACCACATGTTTATGAAACTCGATTTCCGTTCAAAAAATCTCGATTCTGTTCGTACTTTCACTCAGGCAGGAGGTGCTTTATCTCATAATATGCATAAACAATTTGCCCGAAAAGCATTTGAAAACAATAAGGATTTTGTCGTAATGTATGGACAAACAGAGGCCACTGCACGAATGTCTGTTCTGCCAGGTAAATATGCGCGAGATAAAGTAGGAAGTATAGGGCTTCCGGTTCCGGGGGCAAAGATTGAGTTAAAAGATGATTCTGGTAACAAAGTGGATGAACCTTTTCAAAGAGGAGAATTGATTTATTACGGAGAAAATGTTTTTATGGGGTATGCAAATGATGGTGCTAACCTTACAACCGGAGATGAAAATAACGGTATCCTTAAAACCGGAGATTTAGGTTATATGGATGATGATGGTTATTTATATATAACAGGAAGAAAAAGTCGGTTTGCCAAGATTCATGGTATTAGAGTGAGTTTTGACGAGGTTGAAAATCTTTTAAGCTCTCGTTTTACTAATTCTGAATTCGGATGTACCGGACACGATAATAAATTGAAAGTTTCTTATACCGGAAAGCAAAATGATGAATTAATACGAAATTTCCTTTTAGAGGAGACTCAATTGCATAAATCATCTATTCTGGTACAAAAGCTAAAAGTGCTTCCCCGAAATGAAGCCGGGAAAATAATGTATCATCATTTAAATAAAACAAATGCTGAATCTTAATAAATTCATGAATATTGATGGATTCGGTTTATTGCAGGAAGAAAAGAATGCATTATTATCTGAATTCCTTCAAAATCTTACCATCTTCCATCATTCGAATTGTATTAGGTACAGGAAAATGATAGATATCCTGGAATATAATCTAGAAATACCCAATCCTTTGATTAGTGAGATTCCGTTTTTGCCTGTTTCTCTTTTTAAAAAGTTAGACCTTAAAAGTATAGACGACTCGCAGGTTTTTAAAACACTTTATTCTTCAGGAACATCCGGTCAGTCAGCATCAAAAATATTTTTAGATAAGGAGACCGCCATTTCTCAGCAAAAGGCTTTGATTAAAACGGTTACAGATTTCACCGGATTAAAAAGGACACCAATGTTGATTATCGATAGTCAGAATGTTTTGAAAAATCGTGATGCATATTCCGCCAGAGGTGCTGCAATTTTGGGTTTTTCATTGTTTGGCTCTGACCGATGTTTTGCACTTAATGACAATGAACAGTTAGATATTAAAAAGGTCCAGACATTTCTTGAAAAACACGAAGGAAAGCAAATATTTATTTTTGGATTTACATTTATGATTTGGAATTATTTTTATTTGCAGTTGAAGCAAATGAATCAACAGTTGAATCTTGCAAATGCAACGTTGATTCACGGCGGAGGTTGGAAAAGGATGCAAAATAAATCTGTTTCTAAAGCTAAGTTTAAACATGCATTAAAAGAAATTTCAGGAATTAAAAGGATTCATGATTATTATGGCATGGTTGAACAAACTGGTAGTGTTTTTCTGGAGTGCACCGGTGGTAATTTTCATGCAGGTATTTTTGGTGATGTTATTATAAGGAGACCATCTGATTTTAAAACTTGTAAGTTCGGAGAAGAGGGATTAATTCAGGTTGTTTCGGTACTGCCAAAATCATATTGCGGACATAGCTTGCTGACGGAAGATCGTGGTGTAATGCTGGGAAGCGATGATTGCTCATGTGGTCGCCCGGGAAGTTATTTCCAAGTCCGTGGCAGGGTTGAGCACACTGAATTAAGAGGATGTAGTGATACTTATGGATTATAATTTTAATAAAATAAGCTTTAATACAGGAAATGCAGAAACCTTAAGTAAGGTTTTGCAAAATAGACCATTTCCTCCGTTTTCTGATGATGTAATCGATTTTTTAGATGCCCTTCACCATCAAATTAACAAAGATGCCCGAAAAAATTTATATCCAGATTTAGCAGCTTTGGGCTTTTGGTGCAGAAAATCAAATCTATTGCTGATGAAAGAACAATATCAGGATTTGGAGCGGCGTTTGGGGCTAGGTGTTGTTTTTCATATCGCTCCTTCTAATGTTGCGCTCAACTTTGCCTGGTCTTTGGCTTCCGGGTTGTTGGCCGGGTGCATCAATATTGTAAGGTTACCGAGTAAACCCTTTGAACAGGTTGAAATCTTGTGTAAAATCATTAATTCCCTACTTTCTCAAAATTACAAGAGTGTTTCTGACCTTATTTTTCTGATAAAATATTTGAAAGAGGATAGCGATACGACAAAGTTTCTTTCTTCGATTTCTGATGCAAGAATTATTTGGGGTGGCGATAACACTATCGCGGAGGTTCGAAAATTTCAGATAGGCGTGCGTGGAATAGATATCGGATTTTCAGACCGCTATTCCTTTTGTGTTATCAATTCTGTAAAATATCTGCAGGAAAAAGACAAAATGTATATTGCTCAAAGTTTTTATAATGATGGATATACAAGTGATCAACTTGCCTGTAGCTCACCTTCCTTAATTGTCTGGACAGGAGAAAATAAAGCTCAGGCTCGGAAAGTTTTTTGGGAGAAACTTCAGAATATTGTTAAAGAAAAATATCATTTAGCTCCATCACAATCCGTTAAAAAGTTGGAAACATTTTATCTGATGGCGAGTTCTTTTGAAATAAAAAAAGTTTATAACGACGACAATAGTATTTATCGGATTGAATTGGAAAAACCTGATTCTGAAATTCTAGATCTTAGGTGTGGAAATGGTTTTTTTATTGAATATGAAGCGAATCAAATTAGTGAAATTTTGCCTTTTTGTACAAAAAAATGCCAAACCATTACTTATTTTGGTTTTGAAAAGGAGTTCTTGTTGAAGCTGATACATTCAAATCGGGTTCCTGGAGTGGATAGAATTGTTAAAATTGGAAGAGCCATGGATTTTTCACTGGTATGGGATGGAATTGATTTAATTCAGCATTTGTCGCGAAAAATTATATAAAAATAGTTTATACACAAGTTATGTCAAAAATTAAAAATACTGCGAATGTAAAAGGTGGTTTAATTGATTTAAACAGAAATCAAATAGAGCATCGTGCTGCATGGTTGGCAGCTATTTATGAAGAAGCACAGAGAGAAAACGTTGAGATTAATGAGATTATACGAAGGTCGGTTAAAAAAATTGGTCTCATGCACGGAGAGGGTTTCAAATTAAAAATACCTGCTCCTACCAATTTTGAAGATTTTAAAAGGGTATTTCTAAATGGAGTTGCTGTAAAGACTTTCGAAATGGATAAAATCAAGATAACAGGAAATGAACTTTCAGTTGAATTTAATTATTGCCCTTTAGTAAAAATGTGGCAGGAACTTGGACTCTCCGATAAACAATGCGCTAAATTATGCGATTTGGCAATGGAGGGAGATAGAGGTATTGCCGAACGTTTGGGCTTAAAACTTAAAATAGATGGTACCATTGCAGAAGGGCAGCAAAGCTGTAAAATGATATATTCTAAATAATTATCATAGTTACAGCATTATCCTAAAACCAAGCCCCAGAGAAACTCCTTTTCTATTTGGAAAAGTACGAACATAATTGAAATTTTCGCTGATAACTTCTCTTTCTCCGTCAAGCAAAACAGTATTGATCAGGAAATCATTTTTGAAGGTAGCTATCAACTGAACATTGTGCGTGATGTTTATCCCCAACCGCAATCCCGTTTCCACATAATTGGTTGAAATAATATTATCCGACTCGCTGTACGTTGCAGACTCAAATCCATATCCAACAAACGGACTCCAGTGCATAAACCGAACCGGATAAAAATCCTTACTTAATCCAATTGAACCCCGCAAAAATTCAAAATTCCTGTTTAGCTCTTCAATTTCATATGTACCATCATTAAATCCAGCCTCCAGATAAATTTTAAAGGAACTTAATCCTTGAGCACGCTTCCCCGGCTGAATTGTACCGTCGAAAAGTTTTGAGAAGTAATATTCTATCCTCCCGGAAGTATTCACAGGCCCGTAAAAACTGCGATCAAAACCAATATTTATTCCCAAATCTTTTTTTCTTTCAAGATACATTCCCGATGAAGTTGTCTTTTTCCCACCTATCTGGTAAAACTCCGATAAATCACCAACTCCGCCTCTTCCCGGCCTGTTATCAACAACCTTAACCGATTTTACAACTCCGATTTTTTCTTTCTCTACTTTTCCCGATTCATTAATTTGGTTGGTAAAAACTGAATACCGGCTATCAAATTTAAGTTCTTCGTTCACTCCCATAGAAGCAGCAACGGGCTTTGTTGACTGAATTCGGTTGTATTTATAAAAATGCTCCTCTCTTTCAATATTCAACAAAGCTTTATCCACAGCAAGATTAACCAGCTGGCCTAAAAGCCGTTTTGACAATTCAGGATCTAAGCCGGAAGATTCACTTCCCGGAGTAGTATGCAGTGTTGAAGCGACCTGGTCCGATTTCGCCTTAATTAACACAAAAGGGAAGTCGACAGTCACAAACTCCTGTTTCTTGCTTAAACTTTGCTCCGTTTCTTCCGTTATCAGGTAATTATTAAAAAAATGGGAGGCTACGAGATTGTTGAAATCAAGCTTGACTAAGTAGTAGTTAAATCCGGAAATAAAACCCTCCAAAATTCGATATTCATCTTCGATATCATTTTGACCATAATATTCCTCCATGGTTTGAATATCTTTAAAGTCGACCAAAATAATATAGGACTTGTTCACCACATCAAAACCGCTTATATCTTCTGCCCTGACTCTTTTCTTATCAGTTTGCTGCAATAACGACACAACTTCATGAATATCTAGATATTGTTTTTCCTGTATTGATTTAATATCAAAAGTACCATCAGCTTGCCGGGCAAACCAAAACGACAAAATCTGTTGTCCAAGCTTATTGTTGTTGAGTAATAAATTTAAATCCTTTTCCGAAAATAGTTCCGACTCAACATCTCCTAAAACATTTTCATCAAGAGGCTCAAGTACATTATCAGAGATTTTAATATTTAAATAGTCCCCGGAGGGTGATATTTTCTCTTCAAACTGTTTTTCCACCTCCCTGTTATTTGTTAAACCTATTATTACAAGCCCTTTGTTTTTCGGGTTTTCATTGTTATTATCTGTCTGAATATTTTGTGCATTTAATAAAAACGAACACAAAATTAAATTTATAAGGAGTAAGTAAAGTTTCATTTAAAATTTATTAATTACACACAAAAAAAGCATCCGATTTACCTATCCGGGTCAAACAATAAACAACAAAAACAAAATAATAAAGTTGTATAAATCATACCTCTAAATCTTGTCTTCATCCTTTCAAACGCAAATATAAAATAATAAGTATTGAAAGCATTTACAATATGTTCTGTTAATTCAATTTAATCATACCATTAAAAGTATGATGCTTACAAAACCACATTCGCCCTGTTCAGAACCGAATATTATATTTGCAGACAGAATTATTAGTTATGAACAAAGCGAAGTTTAATTTACATGCGCATTGTATTTTAACTTTCAGAAAATGGGGAAGGAAAAATTATTCGGCGTTTCAAACGATGCACCGGGTAGTTAGAATTTCGGTTTTAGCAGTTATTTATTTTCTTTCCACACCGTCTCTTTCGATAGCAACCGAAAAAGACACTACTGAAGTAAAAATGCAATATGATCTTGATGAGATCGAGGTTAGCGCGCAAAGATCGCCTGCCATGTATTCGCAGGTGGCACGGATTATTTCCGTGATTGAGAGCGATGAAATTGAGTATGCCCCGGCACGAAACATTCAGGATCTTCTGGAATATGTCGCCGGAGTTGATGTAAGACAGAGAGGTTCTGAGGGAGTACAGGCGGATATAAGTATCCGTGGAGGTACTTTCGACCAGATGCTAATCCTTCTAAACGGAATCAACATCACCGACCCGCAAACCGGACACCACAACTTAAATCTTCCCGTTAGTTTAAATCAAATTGAGCGTATTGAAATCCTGGAAGGACCAGCTGCAAGAGTTTATGGTCCAAATGCATTTTCAGGTGCAATTAATATTGTTACCAAAATGCCCGCTTCAAGTTTAGTTTCAGCAGACGCAACTTACGGAAGTTTTTCGTATTCCGATTTAAACATTTCAGGGTCAGTTGCCACAGGAAAATTAAGGCACAGTATTTCTGCCAACCGAAAAAGTTCGGATGGGTACATTGAGAACACTGATTTTAAAACCAGTAGTGTGTTTTACAGCAACCAATTGAAAACAAAAAGCGGAACATTTTCGCTTCAATTGGGCAATTCAGAAAAAGGATTTGGGGCGAACAGTTTTTATACGCCCAAGTACCCAAACCAATACGAAGCAACAAAAACACTTTTTTCATCGGCAAAGTGGGAATCAAATTCAAAACTGCACTTGACTCCCGTTGTTTATTACCGGAGACATAAAGACAGGTTTGAACTTTTTAGGGATAATCCGGCCAGTTGGTATACAACCCACAACTACCACTTAACTAACGTTTATGGCGCAAACCTGAATTCCTGGATTCAATCGGATTTGGGAAAAACGGCTTTAGGGTTTGAATTTCGCTCAGAAAATATTTTAAGTAATGTTCTGGGCGAAGAACTGGATGCACCTAAAAAGGTCCCGGGAGAAGATGCCGAATTTACTAAATCAAAAACCAGAAATACCTTGTCTGCTTTTTTTGAACACTCTTTCTATTTGGAGAACTGGACTCTTACCGGGGGGATAATGACAAATCATATCTCGGAAAGCAAGCTTGGCTGGAACGCTTTTCCCGGTGTGGAAATCAGTTATAATTTTACTGATAAACTAAAAGCATTCTCGTCTTTTAACACTTCCTTAAGGATGCCAACCTTTACTGATTTGTATTATGAGGGGCCAAGTAATGTGGGAAATCCGGATTTAAAACCAGAGAAATCGGCAACAATAGAGGGAGGATTAAAATTTAACACTGCCTTTGTTCAGGGGTACGCCGTTCTATTTTACAGAGAAGGAAAAAATATTATCGATTGGGTGAAAAACAGCAGCGACGACGTTTGGCAACCTCAAAACCTGACTCAAATCAACAGTTTTGGATCAGAATTTCAGCTCCGGTTTAATCTTCAAAAACTGTTGGGAAATGCTTTTCCTGAACAATTAGAAATAAATTATTTCACAAACAACCTTACAAAAGAAAATCAGGAACTCATTTCAAACTATGTTTTGGATAACCTAAAACACAAACTGGTAATCGGACTAAATCAGAAAATTGTGCGCAGAATATCACTAAATATGAAACTTATATACCAGGACAGAGAAGGAACTTTTACTGGTTTTGACAACAATGATTGGGCAAACGAAATTGATTATTCACCTTTTTGGTTACTCGACGGAAAAATTTCTTACACGTATAAAAATTTGTCTCTTTTTGTTTCGGCATCCAACATTTTCAACACCGATTATTATGATATTGGTAACGTTATTCAGCCAGGGAGATGGATAAAAACAGGCGTTTCGTATAAAATAGATTTTAATTAGAAAATGAATTTTCAATGGAGTTACAAAAATTGTATATTCGCCAAAAAAATTAGGTCATGTTAAAAGGGTTATTAGCAATTTCAGGTCAGTCAGGACTTTTCAAAATGGTCGCCGAGTCGAAAAACAGCATAATTGTTGAGTCGCTGGACACAAAGAAAAGAATTCCGGTATATTCAACCTCTAAAGTTTCAGCTTTGGAAGATATCGCCATCTATACCGAATCGGGAGATATTCCATTAAAAGATGTTTTCAAATCAATTGCTGAAGAAGAGGATGGTGGAGAAGCTTTAAGTCCGAAATCATCCGGTAACGAGTTGAAAAATTATTTTGAAAAAATTCTTCCCGATTTTGATAAAGACCGTGTTTATGTCTCTGACATAAAAAAAGTGCTTCTTTGGTATAATATTCTTAAGGAAAAGGAATTGCTTGATTTCTCTGAGGAAGAAGAAAATGGCTCGAAAGAAGAAGAAACAAAATCTGATTCAGAATAGTTTATAATTATTCAACGATTTAGAATCGTTATACAATTTATTTTTCTCTAGAAGAATTTCAAAAAGTTTAACAGTGGCAAGTGCATCGCCGGCTGCGCGGTGCCTGCCATTTATTTCAATACCCAAATCAGCACACAATCTACCCAGTGAGTAAGACTCGTGTCCCGGAAGCAATTTCCTGGCCAGTTGTACCGTACACATGGTTTTATTGTTATAAAAATAACCTAATCTTTTGTATTCTTCCTTTACAAACTTATAGTCGAAACTTACGTTGTGTGCAACAAAAGTTCTCCCCGCTGTCATTTCCACAATTCTTTTTGCCACCTCATAAAATTTCGGAGCATTTTTAACCATTTCATTGCTTATACCTGTCAAATTAGTAATAAAATAAGGGATATCCATTTCCGGATGAATCAAGGATGAATAAGAACCGGTAATCTCTACACCATTGTGCTGAAAAATTGCGATCTCAGTTATTTTACCGTTCTGATAACTGTTACCTGTTGTTTCTATATCAATTATTGCAAACAAAATAATGATTAATTAATCTATCGAATTGATTAAAATTTATAAATTTGTAAAAAAACCATAAAATTAAACATAAACATTAAATACACTGTTTAGAATGTTAAAATTAATTCCTAAATTGCTTACGAGACGTGAAATACATTAATAAAAAACACTAATATGAAAAAATTTACCTTACTTTTTTTAGTTCTATCCTTTATTATTGGAACTGCATTCGCTCAGAATTCAGATAACAAATGGGCAATTGGACTCGGGCCCGGATTGTATCAAAACCTCGAAAAAAATGAACTTGGATTTTTAGGTGAGTTTTATGTAAGTCGTTATTTAAGTCCTTCATTCGATCTTATGCTAAAGCATGAAATGGGTTTTAACGACGACGGTACTGACTTTGGCAATCCTTTACTGAATTTACGTTTCAAATTTTATAATGGCTCTATCCTTTCTGAAAATGCCAGTGTGCAACCTTATTTGTTCGCTGGCCCAGGTTACATGTGGGATAACCTGAAAGACGGAGTGAACTTTAATGCCGGTGTGGGATCAAAATTCCCTATAAGCGATAATACTTCATTATATTTGGAAGCTGCTTATATTAAAGGAATTGATGGAACAAGACATATTAATAACGTTTTAA
This genomic interval carries:
- a CDS encoding acyl carrier protein, translating into MTNREKYIKAFEEAFPGINNQDLSNLSYQSIPEWDSVGHLGLVVCIEETFSISLDMDHIIELSSFEKGMEILAKYDLEF
- a CDS encoding AMP-binding protein, producing MIWNFDRYKHRIAITDDTGKKYSYYQLEKIGKSIVAKIPSRSLVLCLCKNSPGSVIGYLNFLNHGIVPILVDSKISGENVLKLIHQWKPMFLWVPEGSAIPFDYSVVFCTNGYQLVQTNKKNTWPLNPSLALLLNTSGTMGTSKLVKLSYQNIKSNIIQIVDSIPVKSDDVSISTLPMYYSFGLSIIHTHIYKGASLVITEESPVRPAFWKLVKENNVTTLSGVPFHYHMFMKLDFRSKNLDSVRTFTQAGGALSHNMHKQFARKAFENNKDFVVMYGQTEATARMSVLPGKYARDKVGSIGLPVPGAKIELKDDSGNKVDEPFQRGELIYYGENVFMGYANDGANLTTGDENNGILKTGDLGYMDDDGYLYITGRKSRFAKIHGIRVSFDEVENLLSSRFTNSEFGCTGHDNKLKVSYTGKQNDELIRNFLLEETQLHKSSILVQKLKVLPRNEAGKIMYHHLNKTNAES
- a CDS encoding acyl-protein synthetase is translated as MLNLNKFMNIDGFGLLQEEKNALLSEFLQNLTIFHHSNCIRYRKMIDILEYNLEIPNPLISEIPFLPVSLFKKLDLKSIDDSQVFKTLYSSGTSGQSASKIFLDKETAISQQKALIKTVTDFTGLKRTPMLIIDSQNVLKNRDAYSARGAAILGFSLFGSDRCFALNDNEQLDIKKVQTFLEKHEGKQIFIFGFTFMIWNYFYLQLKQMNQQLNLANATLIHGGGWKRMQNKSVSKAKFKHALKEISGIKRIHDYYGMVEQTGSVFLECTGGNFHAGIFGDVIIRRPSDFKTCKFGEEGLIQVVSVLPKSYCGHSLLTEDRGVMLGSDDCSCGRPGSYFQVRGRVEHTELRGCSDTYGL
- a CDS encoding acyl-CoA reductase translates to MDYNFNKISFNTGNAETLSKVLQNRPFPPFSDDVIDFLDALHHQINKDARKNLYPDLAALGFWCRKSNLLLMKEQYQDLERRLGLGVVFHIAPSNVALNFAWSLASGLLAGCINIVRLPSKPFEQVEILCKIINSLLSQNYKSVSDLIFLIKYLKEDSDTTKFLSSISDARIIWGGDNTIAEVRKFQIGVRGIDIGFSDRYSFCVINSVKYLQEKDKMYIAQSFYNDGYTSDQLACSSPSLIVWTGENKAQARKVFWEKLQNIVKEKYHLAPSQSVKKLETFYLMASSFEIKKVYNDDNSIYRIELEKPDSEILDLRCGNGFFIEYEANQISEILPFCTKKCQTITYFGFEKEFLLKLIHSNRVPGVDRIVKIGRAMDFSLVWDGIDLIQHLSRKII
- a CDS encoding L-2-amino-thiazoline-4-carboxylic acid hydrolase, whose translation is MSKIKNTANVKGGLIDLNRNQIEHRAAWLAAIYEEAQRENVEINEIIRRSVKKIGLMHGEGFKLKIPAPTNFEDFKRVFLNGVAVKTFEMDKIKITGNELSVEFNYCPLVKMWQELGLSDKQCAKLCDLAMEGDRGIAERLGLKLKIDGTIAEGQQSCKMIYSK
- a CDS encoding TonB-dependent receptor plug domain-containing protein, whose protein sequence is MNKAKFNLHAHCILTFRKWGRKNYSAFQTMHRVVRISVLAVIYFLSTPSLSIATEKDTTEVKMQYDLDEIEVSAQRSPAMYSQVARIISVIESDEIEYAPARNIQDLLEYVAGVDVRQRGSEGVQADISIRGGTFDQMLILLNGINITDPQTGHHNLNLPVSLNQIERIEILEGPAARVYGPNAFSGAINIVTKMPASSLVSADATYGSFSYSDLNISGSVATGKLRHSISANRKSSDGYIENTDFKTSSVFYSNQLKTKSGTFSLQLGNSEKGFGANSFYTPKYPNQYEATKTLFSSAKWESNSKLHLTPVVYYRRHKDRFELFRDNPASWYTTHNYHLTNVYGANLNSWIQSDLGKTALGFEFRSENILSNVLGEELDAPKKVPGEDAEFTKSKTRNTLSAFFEHSFYLENWTLTGGIMTNHISESKLGWNAFPGVEISYNFTDKLKAFSSFNTSLRMPTFTDLYYEGPSNVGNPDLKPEKSATIEGGLKFNTAFVQGYAVLFYREGKNIIDWVKNSSDDVWQPQNLTQINSFGSEFQLRFNLQKLLGNAFPEQLEINYFTNNLTKENQELISNYVLDNLKHKLVIGLNQKIVRRISLNMKLIYQDREGTFTGFDNNDWANEIDYSPFWLLDGKISYTYKNLSLFVSASNIFNTDYYDIGNVIQPGRWIKTGVSYKIDFN
- a CDS encoding DUF5606 domain-containing protein is translated as MLKGLLAISGQSGLFKMVAESKNSIIVESLDTKKRIPVYSTSKVSALEDIAIYTESGDIPLKDVFKSIAEEEDGGEALSPKSSGNELKNYFEKILPDFDKDRVYVSDIKKVLLWYNILKEKELLDFSEEEENGSKEEETKSDSE
- a CDS encoding 3'-5' exonuclease, coding for MFAIIDIETTGNSYQNGKITEIAIFQHNGVEITGSYSSLIHPEMDIPYFITNLTGISNEMVKNAPKFYEVAKRIVEMTAGRTFVAHNVSFDYKFVKEEYKRLGYFYNNKTMCTVQLARKLLPGHESYSLGRLCADLGIEINGRHRAAGDALATVKLFEILLEKNKLYNDSKSLNNYKLF